The Candidatus Hydrogenedentota bacterium DNA segment TGCAATGATTGGCGGGGGAGTATGTGGGGCCATGGCCATGCTCTTCCTGTTCCGCACAGGCATCTTCCTCGTGGGATCGCTGGCTGCGCTTCTGATAGCCCAAAACCTGCTCGCGGCCCGCGAGGAATCCTGGAGCGTCTGGCTTATCCTGGCCTCGGCCCTGGCTGGCGGGATGCTGGCGCTGGTCCTTGAGCGCCTCGTTATGACCATGGCCACCGCAGCCATCGGAGCGTGGCTGGTCGTTTGTGGTGTAGGTTTCTTTCTTGTAGGCCCGACCTTTGTGGATGTGTTCCAGGAGCCCATCGAGCTGGGTAGAGACCGCGGAATTGTGGCCCTGAGTTGGGCCGTTCTCGCCATGGCGGGGTGCCTGGCCCAACTTGCCACAACTCGAAAGCGAAAGCCACAGCCGTCTGGCTGACTTGGTCGCACGGCAGTTGCTGCTCCTTATTACGCCGCAACTTCGCGAATTGCCTCGCTAAACCAGTAAATACTGGTATATACTTCTAGCCGGAGTTTGGCTGTCCTAATTCTGTTTGCTGTGGTTGCAGGCAATCGGATTCCTAATACCTTGGGGAGCCTTTCAGACTCAAGATTTGGCTTTATGCAATAAGAGAACCACGCCCAGTCCGCGTAGGGTTCTTATGTCATTTCGACTTGGGCAATAAGTTGGCTATGAGACTCTTGATGCAGAAGGGAGAGAATCATGGAAGCGGTAAGCCGAGTTCGCAAAAGACGTGGGATTCGCACCACCATCCTTGTGGCAACAGCCGGAACGCTGATAATCGTGCTGACCGCCGCCATGATGTTGATCAACATGCGCGTGCATTCCATGAGCGATTCCTCCGCGTCCAAATCCGCAGAAATGGTCGCATCAACGGTTGCGGACGCGGTCTCTTCCTACGGGCAAACTGGCGACATGATTGGCCTCGGACTCTTCCTGGAGAAGGTCACGGCATTGCAGGGTTTGAAAGAGGTTCGCGTGGTTCGGGCACCGGCCACAGTCGCCGACTTCGGTGAACGCGAAGGCGCCGCCAAGGCAGATGAAGTCGAATTGCGTGTCGCCGCTTCGTCAAAACCAGAGCCCGTCGCAGACGACACCTTGCATACGTACCGTTTGACCATGCCCTCCCTGTGTGTCGAATCATGCACGTCGTGCCACGCATCCGCCAAACCCGGTGATGTTCTCGGCATCACAAGCGTGACCGTGAGCACCGCCGAAAACGACCTTGCCATGGCGCAAATGTCGAAAGAGAGCGTGGCCGTGTTTGCAGTGGCGCTAGTGATTGAAGCGCTTCTGCTTGGAGGTATCGTGACGCGCTCCGTGGTGAGGCCGCTGCAAAAAGTGGCCGACCAGTTGAATGCAGAATCCGAGGATTTGCGCTCGGTTTCGGATGAAGTACTTGGCGCGTCACAGTCGCTGGTTTCGCGTAGCGGAGACACGGACAGCTTCAACCTTACCTCCAGCGCACTAAAACAGGTTGCAGACCTTACGCAACTGAGCGCAGAGCGCGCCGCTCAGGCAAACGAAGCGGCCGCCAAGGCCAATTCGGCCGCGGAAGAGGGACGCGACGCAATGACACGCATGACGGAAGCCATCGATCTGATCCGGTCGACATCGGATGCCACGGTAAAGATTGTCAAGACGATCGATAGCATCGCATTTCAAACCAACCTGCTGTCTTTGAACGCTGCGGTAGAAGCCGCTCGTGCCGGCGACGCGGGTAAAGGGTTCGCCGTGGTTGCCGGTGAGGTGCGAAGCCTTGCCCAGCGAAGCGCCACCGCAGCCAAGGAGACAGCCGCGCTCCTGGAGGAGTCGCAGCAAAACGCGACCCGCGGGGTGACCGCCGCAGGCGAGATGGCGCAAATCCTCGGCAAAATATCGAGCGAAATCGGCAGTGTGACGCAACTCATCGCCGAAGCCTCAAAGATGACTCGCGATCAGTCCGCCGGTATTGGCAAAGTCGACGATGCCATCGAGCAGATCAACCTCTTGACGCGTGAAGCGTCGGAGACTTCAGAGCAGACTGCCCGCGCCAGCGAAACGTTGGCGCATCGGGCCGAAGAGTTGGCCGGCCTCGTGACAACGCTGCATGTCCTTGTGCACGGCGGGTACGGCGCCGCAAACGGACGGAGCGAACCTGTAGACTCTTCGCGAGCGGTTGTCCCAGTCATGCACTGACGCTCGACTACAAAATGGTTCCTGCCGAAGTGCGCTGTTAAGGCGGCATTCACGCGTCACAAGACTCCCTGTCTTCCGCATCCTCAAATGGGGTACGATGGTCGCAATTCCCTAACATCGGCTATCGAAATGAAAGGTGTGTGTGATGCGGATTGTGTCGATGACCGTACTGATGTGCGCTTTGGTGGTAACCTCGGCAACAGCCGGCGAATCGCCGCAATT contains these protein-coding regions:
- a CDS encoding TMEM198/TM7SF3 family protein; translated protein: MDLIPDLSKYPVTTVNGAIAVGIAVGTLYCFLGYRVLKFVLCLTGFGLAGAVAGAIAAWVTQAHMGFMLGAMIGGGVCGAMAMLFLFRTGIFLVGSLAALLIAQNLLAAREESWSVWLILASALAGGMLALVLERLVMTMATAAIGAWLVVCGVGFFLVGPTFVDVFQEPIELGRDRGIVALSWAVLAMAGCLAQLATTRKRKPQPSG